Proteins from a single region of Chryseobacterium sp. W4I1:
- a CDS encoding TetR/AcrR family transcriptional regulator encodes MVSKEENILFAAEKLFAEKGFEGTSTREISKAANVNISMISYYFGSKEKLYEKLVEYRMSEGQFFAKDILERTDINEWQKIEKIVDQFSDRVRHHKCFYRIMQREQLYTENTQIVEFLKQTKMGFISMYSQVLESGLKKGIFTKNPPIYLLHATVSGTLFYASNAKEMYQEFLNDTQEEEVFDENYYTELNKHIKYLLKDLLGYEENK; translated from the coding sequence ATGGTTTCAAAAGAAGAGAATATATTGTTTGCCGCAGAGAAGCTTTTTGCTGAAAAAGGTTTTGAAGGAACCTCCACCAGAGAGATTTCAAAGGCAGCGAATGTAAATATATCTATGATCTCATACTATTTCGGATCTAAAGAAAAACTGTATGAAAAATTAGTTGAATACAGAATGAGTGAAGGTCAGTTCTTTGCTAAAGATATTCTTGAGAGAACGGATATCAATGAGTGGCAGAAGATAGAAAAGATCGTAGATCAGTTTTCAGATAGAGTAAGGCATCATAAATGCTTTTACAGAATCATGCAGAGGGAGCAGCTGTATACAGAAAATACACAAATCGTGGAATTTCTGAAACAGACCAAGATGGGCTTTATTTCCATGTATTCACAGGTGCTGGAAAGTGGACTTAAAAAAGGAATATTTACCAAGAATCCACCTATTTATCTGCTTCATGCTACAGTAAGCGGGACTTTATTTTATGCATCCAATGCGAAAGAAATGTATCAGGAATTCCTTAATGATACACAGGAAGAGGAAGTCTTCGACGAAAACTACTACACAGAACTTAATAAACATATAAAATATTTACTAAAAGACCTTCTAGGTTATGAAGAGAATAAATAA
- a CDS encoding SRPBCC family protein: MNLEGRKIIVNKSSKDLSELLKSPENYKDFMPDGLQKFETRDNGFKFGLQGMPEIALKIDEVDEQKAVLKSASSSLDFTLTATLNPVSENQTEVQMLFEGKFNPFIKMMVEKPLQNFINTLTDKIEAYK; the protein is encoded by the coding sequence ATGAATTTAGAAGGACGAAAAATTATTGTTAATAAATCATCTAAAGATCTATCTGAATTATTGAAATCACCTGAAAACTATAAAGATTTTATGCCGGACGGTCTTCAGAAATTTGAAACAAGAGACAACGGATTCAAATTCGGATTACAGGGAATGCCGGAAATCGCTTTGAAAATAGATGAAGTGGATGAGCAGAAAGCTGTTTTGAAATCAGCAAGCTCAAGTCTGGATTTTACATTAACAGCTACTTTGAATCCTGTAAGTGAAAATCAGACAGAAGTTCAGATGCTTTTTGAAGGTAAATTCAATCCTTTCATCAAAATGATGGTAGAAAAACCGCTTCAGAACTTTATCAATACTTTGACAGATAAGATCGAAGCTTACAAATAA
- a CDS encoding DHA2 family efflux MFS transporter permease subunit produces MQDSLVEYGARRVIITITAILCALLEIVDSTIVNVALNEMKGNLGSTLSEVGWVITAYAIGNVIIVPMTSWLSQQFGRRNYFAASIIIFTVFSFLCGNADNIWELVFFRLCQGIGGGALLVTSQTIITESYPIEKRSMAQAIYGLGVIIGPTLGPPLGGYIVDNFSWPYIFYINIPIGIAATLMTLQFIKSPKYAEKRKASDVDWLGIALLAVTVGSLQYILERGHEEDWFASEWIVIFTVSAVLGFILFLWRELTFKYPIVELRVLKNSNLRIGTVMSFVLGFGLYGSTFIVPLYTQSILGWTALESGALMIPAALTTAFMMPIIGKLLSKGVKQQILVSLGLFTFFVYSFWGYKILTPDTGKDAFFWMLMVRGAGLGLLFIPITSLSLSTLKGQEIGQGAAFTGMMRQLGGSFGIAAITTFIANASQKYRVNLVSHLDSNDFDVQQRLAGLKASFMAKGMTPDAAMNAAYKMLDLTVTKQATVLSYMDVFLYLGIAFLICIPFILLVKERKSKEKIDLSGVH; encoded by the coding sequence ATGCAAGATTCATTAGTAGAATATGGAGCCCGGAGGGTGATCATTACGATCACAGCAATCCTCTGTGCTTTGCTTGAAATTGTGGATTCCACGATTGTGAACGTTGCCCTGAACGAGATGAAAGGTAACCTGGGGTCTACACTTTCTGAAGTAGGCTGGGTAATTACGGCTTATGCAATTGGTAACGTAATTATTGTACCTATGACCAGTTGGCTATCCCAGCAGTTCGGACGAAGAAATTACTTTGCAGCCTCTATTATCATTTTTACCGTGTTCTCATTCTTATGTGGTAATGCAGATAATATTTGGGAATTGGTATTCTTCAGATTATGCCAGGGAATCGGAGGGGGAGCCTTATTGGTAACTTCACAAACCATTATTACAGAATCATATCCTATTGAAAAAAGAAGTATGGCTCAGGCTATTTATGGTTTGGGAGTAATTATTGGCCCAACATTAGGTCCGCCGTTAGGAGGGTATATTGTTGATAATTTTAGCTGGCCATATATTTTCTATATTAATATTCCAATTGGTATTGCGGCAACTTTAATGACCTTACAGTTTATAAAAAGTCCGAAATATGCCGAAAAACGTAAAGCTTCAGATGTAGACTGGTTAGGAATTGCTCTATTGGCAGTTACCGTAGGTTCATTACAGTATATCTTAGAAAGAGGACATGAAGAAGACTGGTTTGCAAGTGAGTGGATTGTGATATTTACCGTATCAGCAGTTTTAGGATTTATATTATTCCTCTGGCGGGAACTTACCTTCAAATATCCGATTGTAGAACTGAGGGTTTTGAAAAACAGTAACTTAAGGATTGGAACCGTTATGTCCTTTGTATTAGGATTTGGTTTGTATGGGTCTACGTTCATCGTTCCGCTGTATACCCAGAGTATTTTGGGGTGGACGGCCTTAGAATCCGGAGCATTGATGATTCCGGCAGCATTAACAACTGCTTTCATGATGCCTATTATTGGTAAATTACTTTCAAAAGGGGTAAAACAACAAATCCTGGTTTCCTTAGGATTATTTACCTTCTTTGTGTACAGTTTCTGGGGATATAAAATCTTGACTCCAGACACCGGTAAAGATGCATTCTTCTGGATGCTGATGGTAAGAGGAGCAGGATTAGGACTATTATTTATTCCGATCACTTCCTTATCATTAAGTACTCTGAAAGGTCAGGAAATTGGTCAGGGAGCAGCATTTACAGGGATGATGAGACAGTTGGGAGGATCTTTCGGGATTGCAGCCATCACCACATTTATTGCGAATGCCAGTCAGAAATACAGAGTCAATTTGGTTTCTCATTTAGATTCCAATGATTTTGATGTCCAGCAAAGATTAGCAGGATTAAAGGCAAGCTTTATGGCGAAAGGGATGACTCCCGATGCAGCAATGAATGCGGCTTATAAAATGCTTGATCTTACAGTCACCAAACAGGCTACGGTATTGTCTTATATGGACGTTTTCCTTTATTTAGGAATTGCCTTCCTGATTTGTATTCCGTTTATCTTATTAGTAAAAGAACGAAAAAGCAAAGAAAAAATAGATTTGAGTGGTGTACACTAA
- a CDS encoding anhydro-N-acetylmuramic acid kinase has product MGSCPGTSLDGLDICFAAFEKKERWNFQILQAETLPYPQKWEEKLRNSIHLSPEELLKLHSEYGFYLGQKVQEFITKNDLENIDLIASHGHTVFHQPHKKFTLQIGDGRAVKIATGLPVVYDFRSQDVLMGGNGAPLVPIGDELLFSGYDACLNLGGFSNISLRQNNQRIAFDIAPVNIVLNRLAQKFNKSFDENGDLARKGNINEDLLEKLNTLKFYSQPHPKSLGIEWCTESIFPLLENIETGNVMATFTEHIALQISDVINKNNLQNVLCTGGGTYNTFLTEKIKEKTGSKIMIPENEIINYKEALIFAFMGVLRMNNEINVLSSATGSSKDHSSGIVA; this is encoded by the coding sequence TTGGGCTCATGTCCGGGAACCAGTCTGGACGGCCTGGATATCTGTTTTGCAGCCTTCGAAAAAAAGGAACGCTGGAATTTTCAGATCCTGCAGGCAGAAACCCTTCCCTATCCTCAAAAATGGGAGGAAAAGCTTAGAAATTCCATCCATTTATCTCCAGAAGAATTACTGAAACTTCATTCAGAATACGGTTTTTATCTGGGACAAAAAGTTCAGGAATTTATTACAAAGAACGATCTTGAAAACATAGATCTGATCGCGTCTCACGGTCATACGGTTTTTCACCAGCCTCATAAAAAATTTACACTGCAGATCGGGGATGGCAGAGCTGTTAAAATAGCTACGGGCCTTCCTGTTGTTTATGATTTCAGAAGCCAGGATGTTCTGATGGGTGGAAACGGCGCTCCTTTGGTACCCATTGGTGATGAGCTGCTTTTTTCCGGATATGATGCATGCCTCAATCTGGGCGGGTTTTCCAATATCTCTTTAAGACAGAACAATCAAAGAATCGCCTTTGATATTGCCCCGGTGAATATTGTACTGAACAGATTAGCACAGAAATTTAATAAAAGTTTTGATGAAAATGGCGATCTGGCAAGAAAAGGTAATATAAACGAAGATCTTTTAGAGAAACTTAATACATTGAAATTCTACAGCCAGCCGCACCCTAAATCTTTAGGCATCGAATGGTGCACAGAGTCTATTTTTCCGCTTTTAGAAAACATTGAAACAGGAAATGTCATGGCTACTTTTACAGAACATATTGCCCTGCAGATTTCTGATGTCATCAATAAAAACAATTTGCAGAATGTTCTTTGCACAGGCGGAGGCACATATAATACTTTTCTGACCGAAAAGATCAAAGAAAAAACCGGATCCAAAATCATGATCCCTGAAAATGAGATCATCAATTACAAAGAAGCCCTGATCTTTGCTTTTATGGGTGTTTTAAGGATGAATAATGAGATCAATGTTCTTTCATCTGCAACCGGCAGTTCCAAAGATCACAGCTCAGGAATCGTTGCATAA
- a CDS encoding HlyD family secretion protein: protein MENNNTPAVETKKKKSLVFPIILAVVVVVGGIYGYRTYSYGQSHEETDDAQIASNMSPVISKISGYVTQIKVKDNQFVKKGDTLVILDNRDQKMALVQAEAALSTAKSNISNAQATTTATSKNITSSQAAVTTANAQIEAAKVNVWKTGQDLKRYSVLVKDHSITEQQYEQALAAKQSADRQLQVLVDQRNQIAQQTNIASSQTAASSQQISVAGSVAKQREVDVENAKLNLSYTIILAPEDGFVGKVPIQAGQYLQAGSQLFSLVKNDQKWVIANFKETQVDKMVEGQKVKIEIDAFPDTEFDGVVSSFSPATGSTFSILPPDNASGNFVKVVQRLPVKIDFVKLDPNIAKKLRTGMNVKAEVSLK from the coding sequence ATGGAAAATAATAATACACCAGCAGTAGAAACTAAAAAGAAAAAAAGTTTAGTTTTCCCGATAATTTTAGCGGTTGTCGTTGTGGTAGGAGGGATTTACGGTTATAGAACATATTCTTATGGGCAGAGCCACGAAGAAACTGACGATGCTCAGATTGCTTCCAATATGAGCCCTGTAATTTCTAAGATTTCAGGATATGTAACGCAAATAAAAGTAAAAGACAATCAATTTGTAAAGAAAGGAGATACTTTGGTTATCCTGGACAACAGGGATCAGAAAATGGCCTTGGTACAGGCGGAAGCGGCTTTATCAACTGCGAAAAGCAATATTTCCAATGCACAGGCTACAACTACAGCTACTTCTAAAAACATTACATCTTCTCAGGCTGCTGTTACAACAGCCAATGCACAAATAGAAGCGGCTAAAGTGAATGTTTGGAAAACCGGTCAGGATCTGAAAAGATATTCTGTCCTGGTAAAAGACCATTCCATTACAGAACAGCAATATGAGCAGGCTTTGGCAGCAAAACAATCTGCGGACAGACAGCTTCAGGTATTAGTGGATCAGAGAAATCAGATTGCTCAGCAAACGAACATTGCTTCTTCTCAGACCGCTGCAAGTTCTCAGCAGATCAGCGTGGCAGGTTCAGTTGCTAAACAGAGAGAGGTAGATGTAGAAAATGCAAAACTAAACCTTTCCTATACAATTATCCTGGCTCCTGAAGACGGATTTGTTGGAAAAGTTCCGATTCAGGCAGGACAGTATTTACAGGCGGGATCTCAGTTATTCAGCTTAGTTAAAAATGATCAAAAATGGGTTATTGCTAACTTTAAAGAAACTCAGGTGGATAAAATGGTAGAAGGCCAGAAGGTAAAAATCGAGATTGATGCTTTTCCTGATACAGAATTTGACGGAGTGGTAAGCTCATTCTCTCCGGCTACAGGTTCTACATTCTCTATTCTTCCTCCGGATAACGCAAGTGGTAACTTCGTGAAAGTGGTACAGAGACTTCCTGTGAAGATAGACTTTGTAAAACTGGACCCGAATATTGCTAAAAAATTAAGAACAGGAATGAATGTGAAAGCTGAAGTTTCTTTAAAATAA
- a CDS encoding NUDIX hydrolase, whose product MYKVFVNEKKLLLSKQSENLEKTLGYENVTSLEIALDLLENTSIRELNVYGENIDEIWKEFQTLFRIIEAAGGLVSNSQGELLFIKRLGKWDLPKGKMEKGESREESAVREIEEETGLKDVELVDFINTTYHIYIERNGEKILKCTHWFEMNFNGEDTSKPQIEEGITEVAWKNTTQIEDEVFPSTFKNIKLIVKEFWNLKTR is encoded by the coding sequence ATGTATAAAGTTTTTGTGAACGAAAAAAAATTATTACTGTCTAAGCAATCTGAAAACTTAGAAAAAACGCTTGGATATGAAAACGTCACAAGCCTGGAAATCGCTCTCGATCTTCTGGAAAATACATCTATAAGGGAATTGAATGTTTACGGTGAGAATATTGACGAAATCTGGAAGGAGTTTCAAACGCTTTTCAGAATTATAGAAGCTGCCGGAGGACTTGTCAGCAATTCTCAAGGCGAACTCCTTTTCATCAAAAGGCTGGGCAAATGGGATCTTCCTAAAGGTAAGATGGAGAAGGGAGAATCCCGTGAAGAATCTGCAGTAAGGGAGATTGAAGAAGAAACCGGGCTGAAAGATGTCGAGCTTGTAGATTTCATTAATACGACTTACCATATCTATATCGAAAGAAACGGTGAAAAGATCCTTAAATGTACACACTGGTTTGAAATGAATTTCAATGGTGAAGATACTTCTAAGCCTCAGATTGAAGAAGGAATCACTGAAGTAGCCTGGAAAAACACCACCCAGATCGAGGATGAAGTTTTCCCAAGCACATTCAAAAATATCAAACTGATTGTAAAAGAGTTCTGGAATTTAAAGACTAGATAA
- the lptC gene encoding LPS export ABC transporter periplasmic protein LptC, with translation MNFSKKISYKNIACLFSCAIFFILTSCEEDLTKANGNKSKNFPSQIINNANIIQRDSGFISLKAKAPIIEKYELIDSPYVVARKGINIEFFDKKKPKVPGKITAKYARIFEYKKFYEAKGDVRITTNEGQRFAMETIYWDQKKNRIYTKDTVYVTMEDGSTLVGANGMTAKDDFSEYTFFNSSGDFSTKRLEEKKTPQ, from the coding sequence ATGAATTTTTCAAAAAAAATATCATATAAAAATATAGCATGCCTTTTTAGTTGTGCTATATTTTTTATATTGACATCCTGTGAAGAGGATCTTACCAAAGCCAATGGCAACAAAAGTAAGAACTTCCCATCACAGATTATTAACAATGCCAATATCATACAGCGGGATTCGGGCTTTATATCTTTAAAAGCTAAAGCACCTATTATTGAAAAATACGAACTGATCGACAGTCCCTATGTTGTAGCAAGAAAAGGGATTAATATAGAGTTCTTTGATAAAAAGAAACCTAAAGTGCCCGGTAAGATTACCGCTAAATATGCCCGTATTTTTGAATATAAAAAATTCTACGAAGCAAAAGGTGATGTAAGGATTACTACCAATGAGGGACAGCGTTTTGCTATGGAAACCATCTACTGGGATCAGAAGAAAAATAGGATCTACACCAAAGATACGGTATACGTTACGATGGAAGACGGCTCTACCCTTGTGGGGGCCAACGGTATGACGGCCAAAGATGATTTCTCTGAATACACCTTCTTTAATAGCTCAGGTGATTTCAGTACCAAAAGACTCGAAGAAAAAAAAACACCGCAGTAA
- a CDS encoding TolC family protein: MKRINNSVLALSLFMGIAAINAQEKKQLTLDEAVQLGIQNSKNLKIDAAKIEEATADLLEAKNRQLPELKVSGSYMYLPIKPTIDLKLSSASGAAAGGPEVHQVAYGSVNLSVPIYSGGRIKYGIQSAKYLVEASKLSTENDKIAIAYNVAQAYNNLFKAHQSIKVLEENLTASQKRDETFLKLENNGVIARNDRLKANLQTSNIELQLLEAKNNYNIANINMDLLLGIPETTEIEVDQNYIDEGSEVKAVDYYINEARENRKDLQALAQQRKAAELGSKSAKAENLPSIAFTGGYVAADIPKFLTLYNAVNVGVGISYNLSNLWKENSSLKQSQAREKQLAATDELLNDNIKLDVNREYQNTDYSKKRISVYEKAAEQANENYRITKNKYDNGLATMTELLDADAAQISSNVGVINAKADAALAYRKLLQTTGTLTIK, from the coding sequence ATGAAGAGAATAAATAACTCGGTGTTGGCATTATCCCTTTTCATGGGAATTGCAGCCATAAATGCTCAGGAGAAAAAACAGCTCACTCTCGATGAAGCAGTGCAGCTGGGAATCCAGAACAGTAAAAACCTTAAGATTGACGCCGCTAAGATTGAAGAAGCTACGGCAGATCTTTTGGAAGCTAAAAACAGACAGCTTCCTGAACTGAAAGTTTCGGGCAGCTATATGTATCTTCCTATTAAACCAACGATTGATCTAAAGCTTTCCAGCGCTTCAGGGGCAGCAGCAGGAGGTCCGGAAGTACATCAGGTAGCCTACGGATCCGTGAATCTTAGTGTTCCGATCTACAGCGGGGGAAGAATAAAATATGGTATCCAATCTGCTAAATATTTGGTGGAAGCATCAAAATTAAGCACGGAAAATGATAAAATAGCGATTGCTTATAATGTAGCCCAGGCTTACAATAATTTGTTTAAAGCTCATCAGTCCATTAAAGTTTTAGAAGAAAACCTTACGGCTTCTCAAAAGAGAGACGAAACTTTTCTGAAGCTTGAAAATAACGGTGTTATTGCAAGGAATGACCGTTTAAAAGCAAACCTTCAGACTTCAAATATTGAACTGCAATTACTGGAAGCAAAAAACAACTATAATATTGCCAATATCAATATGGATCTGTTATTAGGTATTCCGGAAACTACAGAAATTGAGGTGGATCAGAATTATATCGATGAAGGCTCAGAAGTAAAGGCGGTTGATTATTATATAAATGAGGCAAGAGAAAACCGTAAAGATTTACAGGCTTTGGCTCAGCAAAGAAAAGCTGCAGAACTGGGATCGAAATCGGCTAAGGCTGAAAACCTTCCTTCCATAGCATTTACCGGAGGATATGTAGCGGCGGATATTCCGAAATTCCTTACCCTTTACAACGCTGTGAATGTTGGAGTTGGTATTTCTTATAATTTATCCAACCTCTGGAAAGAAAACTCTTCCCTAAAACAGTCTCAGGCAAGAGAAAAGCAGCTGGCGGCTACTGACGAATTACTGAATGATAATATAAAGCTTGATGTCAACAGAGAATATCAGAATACAGATTATTCTAAAAAAAGAATATCGGTGTATGAAAAAGCTGCTGAACAGGCCAATGAAAATTACAGGATTACAAAAAATAAATACGATAACGGTTTGGCAACAATGACCGAACTTTTGGATGCTGATGCAGCTCAGATCTCATCAAATGTAGGAGTGATCAATGCAAAAGCAGACGCAGCACTGGCTTATAGAAAACTATTACAAACTACAGGAACTTTAACAATTAAATAA
- a CDS encoding DNA polymerase III subunit delta', whose amino-acid sequence MNWENIAGQENLKKLLRESIAENRVSHAQLFIGKEGYGTLPMVLAYAKEVFSQENEHAASKVEHLNHLDLHFSFPVFTDNKNSLSKNKFEEFREMIMASPYSSYDDWTAFLESENKQLFISADEIDDQNQKFALKSFEGGTKILIVWRADKMNVAAANKFLKFLEEPPTKTLILLTAETTNDILPTILSRTQIVEVPRINDEDLENYLKKNFSVSAEKAGEIIHEAQGNLNDAIKILNSGHKSDEFEKLFIQWVRDAFMVKKKPQFLKSIIFWAREIAGWNREKQKNFLNYCSEIFRLALLQNYQSENLVYKKIDAEGFNWTGFSKFISGANIESILEEINTADLHLTRNGNPKIVWTDLGIKLSRYIHKNS is encoded by the coding sequence ATGAATTGGGAGAACATTGCCGGACAGGAAAATCTGAAAAAACTTCTTCGGGAAAGCATTGCTGAAAACCGGGTGAGCCATGCCCAGCTTTTTATTGGAAAAGAAGGCTATGGAACACTTCCTATGGTATTGGCTTATGCCAAAGAGGTTTTTAGTCAGGAAAATGAACATGCCGCTTCTAAAGTTGAGCATTTGAATCACCTTGATCTGCATTTCAGCTTCCCGGTTTTTACGGATAACAAAAATTCTTTAAGCAAAAATAAATTTGAAGAATTCAGGGAAATGATCATGGCATCTCCTTATTCGAGTTATGATGACTGGACTGCCTTCCTGGAATCTGAAAACAAGCAGCTCTTTATTTCTGCAGATGAAATAGATGACCAGAATCAGAAATTTGCTTTAAAAAGTTTTGAAGGGGGAACTAAAATTCTGATCGTTTGGAGAGCTGATAAAATGAATGTTGCTGCCGCCAACAAATTCCTGAAATTTCTGGAAGAGCCGCCGACAAAGACCCTTATCCTTCTTACCGCCGAAACTACCAACGATATTCTTCCCACCATTCTTTCCAGGACACAGATTGTAGAAGTACCCAGGATCAATGATGAAGATCTGGAAAATTATCTTAAAAAAAACTTTTCTGTTTCTGCTGAAAAAGCAGGGGAGATTATCCATGAGGCGCAGGGGAATCTTAATGATGCTATAAAGATTTTAAATTCCGGGCACAAAAGTGATGAATTCGAAAAGCTTTTTATACAGTGGGTGAGGGATGCATTTATGGTAAAGAAGAAGCCACAATTCCTTAAAAGTATTATCTTCTGGGCCAGAGAAATTGCAGGATGGAACAGGGAAAAACAGAAAAATTTTCTGAACTACTGCTCGGAGATCTTCAGGCTTGCTTTGCTTCAGAACTATCAGTCCGAAAATCTTGTCTATAAAAAGATTGATGCAGAGGGCTTCAACTGGACAGGTTTTTCAAAATTTATAAGCGGGGCGAATATCGAAAGCATTTTAGAAGAAATCAATACTGCTGATCTTCATCTTACCCGAAACGGAAATCCTAAAATTGTCTGGACAGATTTGGGTATAAAATTATCACGTTACATTCATAAAAATTCATAA
- the murF gene encoding UDP-N-acetylmuramoyl-tripeptide--D-alanyl-D-alanine ligase yields MNTEQFYPLFLKSDKVTIDSRKVGRNDIFFAFSGENFNAAALAEKAVDDGALAVIVEQPEFENKDRNIFCVPSTLEFLQQLAVHHRNQLGIPVIGLTGSNGKTTTKEIIHAVLAEKFNVQYTSGNLNNHIGVPLTILSIKTEHEMAVVEMGANHQKEIELLCRISQPDFGYITNFGKAHLEGFGGFEGVIKGKSELYDYLKSHHKTIVVNENDPIQTEKTENYTPKITFGKESSDYDFGLFSEEHFVGLNFKGEKAVSKLTGEYNFTNLCAAASLGLHFGISFDKIKQAIENYTPTNMRSQVVTKEGRTLVLDTYNANPSSMTASLQNFATFEGAKTVIIGDMLELGDESEKEHVSILKLAHELAFDQVITVGKHFKNVNPSPLSFENTAELIEYLQHNTIQSENILLKGSRGIALEKAIEFI; encoded by the coding sequence ATGAATACAGAACAGTTTTATCCTTTGTTTTTAAAGTCAGATAAAGTAACAATCGACAGCAGGAAAGTTGGCAGAAATGATATTTTCTTTGCTTTTTCCGGTGAAAATTTCAATGCTGCTGCTTTAGCAGAAAAAGCAGTTGACGATGGTGCTTTGGCGGTGATTGTGGAACAGCCGGAATTTGAAAATAAGGACAGAAACATATTCTGTGTTCCGTCTACATTGGAATTTCTGCAACAGCTTGCAGTGCATCATAGAAACCAGCTGGGTATCCCTGTTATAGGCCTTACCGGAAGTAACGGAAAGACTACCACCAAAGAAATCATCCATGCCGTGCTTGCTGAAAAATTTAATGTACAGTATACCTCCGGAAATTTGAATAACCATATCGGGGTACCGTTAACCATTCTTTCCATTAAAACGGAACATGAAATGGCTGTGGTAGAAATGGGAGCCAATCACCAGAAAGAAATAGAACTTTTATGTAGGATTTCACAACCCGATTTTGGATATATTACCAATTTTGGGAAAGCCCACCTGGAAGGTTTTGGTGGATTTGAAGGGGTTATCAAAGGTAAGTCTGAACTGTATGATTATCTGAAAAGTCATCACAAGACCATTGTTGTAAATGAGAACGATCCTATTCAAACGGAAAAAACCGAAAACTACACTCCTAAGATTACGTTTGGAAAAGAGAGTTCCGATTACGATTTCGGGCTGTTCTCAGAAGAACATTTTGTAGGGCTTAATTTTAAAGGTGAAAAAGCCGTTTCAAAACTGACCGGAGAATATAATTTTACCAATCTGTGTGCAGCAGCCAGTCTTGGACTGCATTTTGGGATCAGCTTTGATAAAATAAAGCAGGCGATAGAAAATTATACGCCAACCAACATGCGCTCGCAGGTTGTGACAAAGGAAGGAAGAACATTAGTGCTTGATACCTATAATGCCAATCCCAGCTCAATGACTGCTTCCCTGCAGAATTTCGCCACTTTTGAAGGGGCAAAAACAGTCATTATCGGAGATATGCTTGAGTTAGGTGATGAAAGTGAGAAAGAACATGTATCTATCCTAAAACTTGCCCATGAGCTTGCTTTTGACCAGGTCATCACGGTAGGAAAGCATTTTAAAAATGTTAATCCTTCACCATTATCTTTTGAAAATACGGCAGAACTTATAGAATACCTTCAGCACAATACAATCCAGTCTGAAAATATTTTGTTAAAAGGATCGCGGGGAATTGCACTGGAAAAAGCGATAGAATTTATCTAG